From a single Nicotiana tabacum cultivar K326 chromosome 8, ASM71507v2, whole genome shotgun sequence genomic region:
- the LOC107784147 gene encoding putative late blight resistance protein homolog R1A-3 isoform X4 — protein MAYASIASLMRMIELLLTSKSPMQSLICDHKEEFLALQRKVSSLEVFLKNFDKSNDTEKMAYLEAQIKDVTNAVEHTIQLTLTEAVMANDEMHKEKEHKRLFDSLKQVAEDIDHVQNESPNIQDYNTASHYQRKWLLEKLTQYDGSSDLKVISIIGMGGIGKTTLAKEVYDYESIRFHYDVRAWTTVSQKYNVRDILESLLHSAMGRKFYMDDELDLADRLRKSLIGKRYLIVMDDMWSSNAWDDVRHCFPCRNNRSRILLTTRNKKLAYYAGTENLSLQMDLMDPDESWNLAKSMVFANEALPYEFETIGKQIVEYCTGLPLAILVISGLLSRSKRTIEDWENIAEDVMSFVTKDPYERYRHVLGLCYNHLTSDLKACLLYFGIFPEDSEISVKGLVRCWMAEGFLKSEKDLEKEAEKCLHDLIDRHLVLVCKKSLDGTKIRSCKVHDLIHELCLRELAQSQDIFVMKDIVFDKSYEDDDLDEGDDSGGDGDSDAKKAQSHAFSPECHHLSTHKMQPFKRWTDDGMCLALLTPEHDHLISRQTDDDDYTLLKRTRSIFSFLFNSTFTLNSELIHFSLLRILDLVTTDLESFPPQILCLIWLRYLALSGIGEDFYVPPEIYRLWNLQTLIVKRDSPRYVTFTEKIWELMQLRQLRLHKYYLSNPPRESDDEESYLAFSNIHTVSGLSPSSCRKEVISGIQNVKKLVIYGHVSDYKVFQESRLFNNLVHLHQLETLSLALVRKWDSSENWRISPATIPSAKAFPVTLRKLKLEETSVRWEDLNIVGELPNLEVLKLMWNACIGEEWYPIEGGFTRLKLLLIEHCDLKYWKATDDNFPVLERLLIRECHMLEEIPIEFADIYSLQLIELTDCTTELEASAARIQQEQENLGIKPVDIRIS, from the exons ATGGCTTATGCTAGTATTGCTTCTCTTATGAGAATGATAGAACTACTCTTGACATCCAAGTCGCCAATGCAATCTCTAATTTGCGACCACAAAGAAGAATTTCTCGCTCTTCAGAGAAAAGTTAGTTCCCTGGAagtatttctcaagaattttGACAAAAGCAATGATACTGAGAAAATGGCATATTTGGAAGCGCAGATAAAAGACGTCACAAATGCTGTGGAACACACAATTCAACTGACACTAACAGAAGCTGTAATGGCAAATGATGAAATGCATAAAGAAAAGGAACATAAGAGGCTTTTTGATAGCCTAAAACAAGTAGCAGAGGACATTGATCATGTCCAGAATGAGTCACCAAACATTCAAGATTATAATACGGCGAGCCATTATCAAAGGAAATGGTTGCTGGAAAAACTGACACAATATGATGGCTCGTCTGATCTCAAAGTCATCTCGATCATCGGGATGGGGGGCATCGGTAAAACGACTTTAGCAAAAGAAGTTTACGATTATGAATCAATTCGATTTCATTATGATGTTCGTGCCTGGACTACTGTATCTCAAAAGTATAATGTAAGAGATATCCTGGAAAGCCTTCTGCATTCTGCAATGGGTCGCAAATTTTACATGGATGATGAGTTAGATCTAGCTGACAGGCTACGAAAAAGTTTAATAGGTAAGAGATATTTAATTGTCATGGATGACATGTGGAGCAGTAACGCATGGGATGACGTGAGACATTGCTTTCCATGTAGGAACAATAGGAGTCGAATATTGTTGACTACCCGTAACAAAAAATTAGCTTATTATGCTGGTACAGAGAATCTTTCTTTGCAGATGGACCTCATGGACCCAGATGAGAGTTGGAACCTTGCAAAAAGTATGGTGTTTGCAAATGAAGCATTACCGTATGAGTTTGAGACTATTGGGAAGCAAATTGTAGAGTATTGCACAGGGTTACCATTAGCTATTCTCGTGATTTCTGGGCTTCTCTCCAGATCTAAACGGACAATCGAAGATTGGGAAAATATTGCTGAAGATGTCATGTCATTTGTCACAAAAGATCCATATGAACGATATCGACATGTGCTTGGGTTGTGTTACAATCACTTAACCAGTGACCTAAAAGCATGCCTTCTGTATTTTGGGATTTTTCCAGAAGACAGTGAGATTTCGGTGAAGGGTTTGGTGAGATGCTGGATGGCTGAGGGCTTCTTGAAGTCAGAAAAAGACTTGGAAAAAGAGGCTGAAAAGTGCTTACATGATCTTATCGACAGACATCTAGTTCTTGTATGCAAGAAAAGTTTGGATGGCACAAAAATTAGATCATGTAAGGTTCATGATCTAATACATGAGCTGTGCTTGAGAGAATTAGCTCAAAGCCAAGACATTTTTGTCATGAAAGACATTGTTTTTGATAAATCATATGAAGATGATGATTTGGATGAAGGTGATGATTCGGGTGGAGATGGTGATTCAGATGCAAAAAAAGCTCAAAGCCATGCTTTTTCTCCAGAATGTCATCATCTCAGTACGCATAAAATGCAGCCCTTTAAGCGATGGACTGATGATGGAATGTGTTTGGCCCTTCTTACCCCCGAACATGATCATTTGATAAGCAGGCAGACAGATGATGATGATTACACTCTCTTAAAACGAACTCgttccattttctcttttttgtttaatTCAACTTTTACTCTCAATTCAGAGCTTATTCATTTTAGTTTACTTAGAATCTTGGACTTGGTTACCACAGACTTAGAAAGTTTCCCTCCACAGATACTATGTCTCATTTGGTTGAGGTACCTAGCATTGTCCGGCATCGGCGAGGATTTTTACGTACCTCCAGAAATTTACAGATTATGGAATCTGCAAACACTCATTGTTAAACGGGATAGTCCTAGATATGTGACTTTTACGGAGAAAATTTGGGAACTGATGCAATTAAGGCAGCTAAGACTACATAAATATTATTTGTCAAATCCTCCAAGGGAATCTGATGACGAGGAGAGCTACTTGGCTTTTTCAAACATACATACTGTTTCTGGCTTGTCTCCAAGTAGTTGCAGAAAGGAGGTTATTTCAGGGATTCAGAATGTTAAGAAGTTAGTAATCTATGGACATGTCAGTGACTATAAAGTCTTTCAAGAATCTAGACTTTTCAACAATCTTGTCCATCTACATCAACTTGAAACATTGAGTCTTGCACTTGTTCGTAAGTGGGACTCATCAGAAAACTGGCGGATTTCACCAGCGACTATTCCAAGTGCAAAAGCTTTTCCAGTAACACTCAGGAAGTTAAAGCTGGAGGAAACTTCTGTAAGGTGGGAGGACTTGAACATTGTAGGTGAGTTGCCTAACCTTGAGGTGCTGAAGCTGATGTGGAATGCTTGTATTGGCGAAGAATGGTATCCAATTGAAGGAGGATTTACTCGATTGAAGCTTTTGCTAATTGAGCATTGTGATCTCAAGTACTGGAAAGCCACAGATGACAATTTTCCCGTCCTTGAGCGCCTCTTGATTAGAGAGTGCCATATGTTGGAAGAGATACCCATTGAGTTTGCAGATATTTACTCACTGCAACTCATTGAGTTAACTGACTGTACAACCGAACTGGAGGCTTCTGCTGCACGAATTCAACAAGAACAAGAAAACCTTGGAATCAAACCCGTGGATATTCGTATCTCAT ga